The following DNA comes from Fervidibacillus albus.
TGCCGCCCATGTCGGGAGCTCCTGCGCCGCCTTTATCTTCTTCTGGGATATCAGCGACAACGGCTTCCGTCGTCAAGAACATAGCGGCTACACTTGCAGCGTTTTGTAAAGCAGAACGGGTTACTTTCGTCGGATCAACAATTCCTGCGTCAATCATGTTCACCCATTCACCAGTTGCAGCGTTAAATCCAACGCCAAGTTCTTCTTTTTTCAAACGCTCTACTACGACGGAACCTTCCAATCCAGCGTTTTTGGCAATTTGACGAACTGGTTCTTCTAAAGCGCGAAGGACGATTTTAATACCCGTTGCTTCGTCTTCAGAAGCTTCAATATCAGCAACTTTGTTATATACATTAATTAATGCCGTACCACCACCGGATACGATTCCTTCTTCTACTGCTGCACGGGTCGCATTTAATGCGTCTTCGATGCGAAGTTTACGTTCTTTTAATTCTGTTTCTGTAGCAGCACCGACTTTAATAACAGCTACGCCACCGGCAAGTTTTGCAAGGCGTTCTTGTAATTTTTCTTTATCAAATTCGGAAGTCGTTTCTTCCAATTGAGCTTTAATTTGGTTAACGCGAGCCGCGATTTTGCTCGTATCGCCAGCTCCTTCCACGATCGTCGTATCATCTTTCGTTACGACCACTTTTGAAGCACGGCCTAATTGGCTAATATTTGCAGATTTTAAATCTAAACCTAAATCTTCAGTAATCACTTCACCGCCCGTTAAAATGGCGATATCTTCAAGCATCGCTTTTCTACGATCACCGAATCCTGGTGCTTTTACAGCCACTGCATTGAACGTACCGCGAAGTTTGTTTACAACTAATGTTGCAAGTGCTTCCCCTTCAACGTCTTCAGCAATGATTAACAACGGTCTCGATTGTTGAACGACTTGTTCTAACAACGGCAATACTTCTTGAATGTTTGAGATTTTCTTATCAGTAATTAAAATATATGGATCATCTAACACAGCTTCCATTTTATCGGAGTCGGTTACCATATATGGAGAAGCATACCCGCGGTCGAATTGCATACCTTCGACAACGTCCATTTCAGTGGAGAAACCTTTCGACTCCTCAACGGTAATTACACCATCTTTTCCAACTCGTTCCATTGCTTCGGCGATTAAGTTCCCAACTTCTTCATCGCCGGAAGAAATTGCTGCTACTTGTGCGATGGATTCTTTTCCTTGAATTTGTTTGGAGATTGCTTGTAATTCTTTCACAGCGACTTCTACTGCTTTTTCGATACCTTTACGAATCCCCATTGGGTTCGCACCGCTCGTTACGTTTTTCAATCCTTCACGAATCATCGCTTGTGCCAAAACGGTAGCAGTCGTCGTTCCGTCACCAGCTACATCATTCGTTTTGCTAGCGACTTCGGAAACGAGTTTGGCACCCATATTTTCAAACGGATCTTCCAACTCGATTTCTTTTGCAATCGTAACACCGTCATTCGTAATTAACGGAGATCCGAATTTTTTTTCTAAAACAACATTGCGTCCTTTAGGCCCTAACGTAACTTTCACCGCATCCGCTAATTGATCGACACCACGCAACATAGCACGACGCGCATCTTCACTAAATTGAATTTGTTTTGCCATTGTCAAAATTGCCTCCTTACATCAATTTTTAGAAATGTATATCGAAATGCATATGTTTTTATATTTATGTGACATTTCTTATTCAACTACTGCCAAAATGTCACTTTCACGTAAAATTAAGTATTCGGTGCCTTCGTATTTTACTTCTGTTCCTGAGTATTTCGAGAAGATAATCCGATCGCCAACTTTTACTTCAACGGCAACCCGTTCACCGCTATCGAGAACTCGACCGTTACCTACGGCTACGACTTTCCCTTCTTGCGGTTTTTCTTTCGCAGTATCAGGTAAAACAATACCGCTTGCCGTTTTTTCTTCCGTTTCTAAAAGTTCAATTACAACGCGATCACCT
Coding sequences within:
- the groL gene encoding chaperonin GroEL (60 kDa chaperone family; promotes refolding of misfolded polypeptides especially under stressful conditions; forms two stacked rings of heptamers to form a barrel-shaped 14mer; ends can be capped by GroES; misfolded proteins enter the barrel where they are refolded when GroES binds) is translated as MAKQIQFSEDARRAMLRGVDQLADAVKVTLGPKGRNVVLEKKFGSPLITNDGVTIAKEIELEDPFENMGAKLVSEVASKTNDVAGDGTTTATVLAQAMIREGLKNVTSGANPMGIRKGIEKAVEVAVKELQAISKQIQGKESIAQVAAISSGDEEVGNLIAEAMERVGKDGVITVEESKGFSTEMDVVEGMQFDRGYASPYMVTDSDKMEAVLDDPYILITDKKISNIQEVLPLLEQVVQQSRPLLIIAEDVEGEALATLVVNKLRGTFNAVAVKAPGFGDRRKAMLEDIAILTGGEVITEDLGLDLKSANISQLGRASKVVVTKDDTTIVEGAGDTSKIAARVNQIKAQLEETTSEFDKEKLQERLAKLAGGVAVIKVGAATETELKERKLRIEDALNATRAAVEEGIVSGGGTALINVYNKVADIEASEDEATGIKIVLRALEEPVRQIAKNAGLEGSVVVERLKKEELGVGFNAATGEWVNMIDAGIVDPTKVTRSALQNAASVAAMFLTTEAVVADIPEEDKGGAGAPDMGGMGGMM
- the groES gene encoding co-chaperone GroES codes for the protein MLKPLGDRVVIELLETEEKTASGIVLPDTAKEKPQEGKVVAVGNGRVLDSGERVAVEVKVGDRIIFSKYSGTEVKYEGTEYLILRESDILAVVE